A part of Paenarthrobacter sp. A20 genomic DNA contains:
- the sufD gene encoding Fe-S cluster assembly protein SufD → MTDITTEKARIGAPSAQPFINGFTEEGENLSPVNTGTNTSTTSEQPSAGPLAGASAKSHSHGGGVGIPDSSRAGRLTSYKLADFKPLNGLEEDWRFTPLKRLRGLHTEVLNGAAPAVNVTAPAGVVVETVGRDDQRIGQAAIPEDLVSANAWENFAEATVITVPAELQAGSEVSVLITGAGEAPSAQHIVIVAERFSKSIVVLDHQGTAVVSENVEIIVEDGAELTVVSLQEWADNAVHASSQQAKIGRDAKFKHIVVSLGGDLVRVTPSTRFTAPGADVEMFGLYFADAGQHLEQRLFVDHAVANCKSRVLYKGALQGRNAHSVWVGDVLIRKEAEGTDTYEANRNLVLTDGARADSVPNLEIETGLIEGAGHASATGRFDDEHLFYLMARGIPEKVARRLVVRGFLNEIIQQIKVPAIEERLTAAVERELAATDN, encoded by the coding sequence ATGACTGATATCACTACTGAAAAGGCGCGCATCGGCGCGCCCTCGGCCCAGCCGTTTATCAACGGCTTCACCGAGGAAGGCGAGAACCTCTCGCCCGTTAACACCGGCACGAACACCAGCACGACGTCGGAGCAGCCTTCCGCTGGTCCCCTCGCCGGGGCTTCGGCCAAGAGCCACTCGCACGGTGGCGGCGTTGGCATCCCGGACAGCTCGCGTGCGGGCCGCCTCACGTCGTACAAGCTGGCCGACTTCAAGCCGCTGAATGGCCTTGAGGAAGATTGGCGGTTCACACCGCTCAAGCGCCTGCGCGGCCTCCACACCGAAGTCCTCAACGGTGCAGCTCCGGCTGTCAACGTCACGGCACCGGCCGGCGTCGTTGTTGAAACCGTTGGCCGCGACGACCAGCGCATTGGCCAGGCAGCCATCCCGGAGGACCTCGTGTCCGCCAACGCCTGGGAGAATTTCGCCGAGGCCACCGTGATCACCGTGCCCGCCGAACTGCAGGCCGGGAGTGAAGTTTCCGTCCTGATCACCGGCGCCGGCGAAGCACCTTCCGCCCAGCACATCGTGATCGTGGCAGAGCGCTTCTCCAAGTCCATCGTGGTCCTGGACCACCAGGGCACCGCAGTTGTTTCGGAGAACGTGGAGATCATCGTCGAAGACGGTGCTGAACTGACGGTTGTCTCCCTTCAGGAATGGGCCGACAACGCCGTCCACGCGTCATCGCAGCAGGCAAAGATCGGCCGCGATGCCAAGTTCAAGCACATCGTGGTCAGCCTTGGCGGCGACCTCGTTCGCGTCACGCCGTCAACGCGCTTCACGGCTCCCGGTGCCGACGTCGAAATGTTCGGCCTGTACTTCGCCGACGCCGGACAGCACTTGGAGCAGCGGCTCTTCGTTGACCATGCCGTGGCCAACTGCAAGTCGCGCGTCCTCTACAAGGGCGCCCTCCAGGGCCGCAATGCCCACAGCGTGTGGGTTGGCGACGTCCTGATCCGCAAGGAAGCAGAAGGCACCGACACCTACGAGGCCAACCGCAACCTGGTCCTCACGGACGGCGCCCGCGCGGATTCCGTTCCGAACCTCGAAATCGAGACCGGCTTGATCGAGGGTGCGGGCCACGCCAGCGCCACCGGCCGTTTTGATGACGAGCACCTGTTCTACCTCATGGCCCGTGGCATCCCGGAGAAGGTCGCCCGCCGCCTGGTGGTCCGAGGCTTCCTCAACGAGATCATCCAGCAGATCAAGGTTCCGGCAATCGAAGAGCGCCTGACCGCAGCTGTTGAGCGCGAACTCGCCGCGACCGACAACTAA
- a CDS encoding non-heme iron oxygenase ferredoxin subunit, translated as MSEETKGELVCSANDIQVKQALRVLIDDYPVAIVKDSMGDIHAIADTCSHADISLSEGEVEGCAIECWGHGSQFDLRSGQPLQLPAYDPVPVFAVTIDGDDVYVDVTNVVNGASVDNY; from the coding sequence ATGAGTGAAGAAACCAAGGGCGAACTGGTATGCAGTGCCAATGACATCCAGGTCAAGCAAGCGCTGCGCGTCCTGATCGATGACTACCCCGTAGCCATCGTCAAGGATTCGATGGGCGATATCCACGCCATCGCCGATACCTGCTCGCATGCGGACATCTCGTTGTCCGAGGGTGAGGTTGAAGGTTGCGCGATCGAATGCTGGGGACATGGTTCCCAGTTCGACCTCCGCAGCGGTCAGCCGCTCCAGCTGCCTGCTTATGACCCCGTCCCGGTTTTCGCCGTCACCATCGATGGAGACGACGTTTACGTGGACGTGACCAACGTTGTGAACGGCGCCTCGGTAGATAACTACTGA
- the sufC gene encoding Fe-S cluster assembly ATPase SufC, producing MSTLEIKDLHVSIETEQGTKEILKGVSLTIKTGETHAIMGPNGSGKSTLASTIAGHPRYNVTSGTITLDGEDVLEMSVDERARAGVFLAMQYPVEVPGVTMTNFLRTAKTAIDGEAPALRTWTKDVKAAMQQLRIDADFAQRNVNEGFSGGEKKRVEILQLELFKPKFAILDETDSGLDVDALKVVSEGVNRAHEEGNMGTLLITHYTRILRYIKPDFVHVFVDGKVVEEGGPELADRLEDEGYDRYAPGAGVAVAPAVQA from the coding sequence ATGTCAACTCTTGAAATCAAGGACCTGCACGTCAGCATCGAGACGGAGCAGGGCACCAAGGAGATCCTGAAGGGCGTCAGCCTCACCATCAAGACCGGTGAAACGCACGCCATCATGGGTCCCAACGGCTCGGGCAAGTCCACCCTTGCCTCCACCATCGCCGGTCACCCGCGCTACAACGTCACCAGCGGCACCATCACGCTGGACGGCGAAGATGTGCTGGAAATGAGCGTCGACGAGCGCGCCCGTGCAGGCGTCTTCCTGGCCATGCAGTACCCGGTTGAAGTTCCCGGCGTCACCATGACCAACTTCCTCCGCACCGCCAAGACCGCGATCGACGGCGAAGCGCCGGCCCTGCGTACCTGGACCAAGGACGTCAAGGCCGCCATGCAGCAGCTTCGCATCGACGCCGACTTCGCTCAGCGCAACGTCAACGAAGGCTTCTCCGGTGGCGAGAAGAAGCGTGTCGAAATCCTTCAGCTGGAACTCTTCAAGCCGAAGTTCGCCATCCTGGACGAGACCGACTCCGGCCTTGACGTGGACGCGCTGAAGGTTGTTTCCGAGGGCGTCAACCGTGCACACGAAGAGGGCAACATGGGCACCCTGCTCATCACTCACTACACCCGCATCCTGCGCTACATCAAGCCGGACTTCGTCCACGTGTTTGTTGACGGCAAGGTTGTTGAAGAAGGCGGCCCCGAGCTCGCCGACCGCCTTGAAGACGAAGGCTACGACCGCTACGCTCCAGGGGCCGGCGTTGCCGTTGCTCCGGCTGTACAGGCCTAG
- a CDS encoding metal-sulfur cluster assembly factor — MTDINVARTSLEDVEEALKDVIDPELGVNIVDLGLLYGLKYSDDDGALLIDMTLTTAACPLTDVLEEQVGKSLDGVVDDWRLNWVWMPPWGPERITDDGKDQMRALGFNI; from the coding sequence ATGACCGACATCAATGTGGCGCGTACCAGCCTCGAGGACGTCGAGGAAGCGCTCAAGGACGTGATTGACCCGGAACTCGGCGTCAACATCGTGGACTTGGGCCTTCTCTACGGACTCAAGTACTCCGATGACGACGGTGCCCTCCTGATTGACATGACACTGACCACGGCGGCCTGCCCGCTGACGGACGTGCTTGAAGAGCAGGTTGGCAAGTCCCTCGACGGAGTCGTTGACGATTGGCGCCTGAACTGGGTATGGATGCCGCCATGGGGTCCCGAGCGGATCACCGACGACGGCAAGGACCAGATGCGGGCCCTCGGCTTCAACATCTGA